One genomic window of Methanosarcina acetivorans C2A includes the following:
- the pta gene encoding phosphate acetyltransferase — MVTFLEKISERAKKLNKTIALPETEDIRTLQAAAKILERGIANVVLVGDEADIKALAGDLDLSKAKIVNPKTYEKKDEYINTFYELRKHKGITPETAAEVMSDYVYFAVMMAKLGEVDGVVSGAAHSSSDTLRPAVQIVKTAPGAALASAFFIIAVPDCEYGSDGTFLFADSGMVEIPSVEDVANIAVISAKTFELLVQDTPYVAMLSYSTKGSAHSKLTEATVAATKLAQELAPDVAIDGELQVDAAVVPKVAASKAPGSPVAGKANVFIFPDLNAGNIAYKIAQRLAKAEAYGPITQGLAKPINDLSRGCSDEDIVGAVAITCVQAAAQDK, encoded by the coding sequence TTGGTAACATTTTTAGAGAAGATCAGTGAAAGAGCAAAGAAACTCAACAAGACAATCGCTTTACCTGAAACTGAAGATATAAGGACCCTCCAGGCAGCTGCCAAGATCCTTGAAAGAGGTATTGCAAACGTTGTCCTTGTCGGTGATGAAGCCGACATTAAGGCGCTCGCAGGAGATCTTGATCTCTCAAAAGCAAAAATTGTAAATCCGAAAACCTATGAGAAAAAAGACGAATACATTAACACTTTCTATGAGCTGAGAAAGCACAAAGGTATAACCCCCGAAACTGCAGCTGAAGTTATGAGCGATTACGTTTACTTCGCCGTTATGATGGCAAAACTCGGAGAAGTAGACGGAGTAGTATCAGGAGCTGCTCACTCTTCTTCAGACACCCTGAGACCTGCTGTCCAGATAGTTAAGACTGCTCCAGGCGCAGCACTTGCATCCGCTTTCTTCATCATTGCCGTACCTGACTGTGAATACGGATCAGATGGGACCTTCCTCTTTGCCGACTCGGGTATGGTTGAAATTCCAAGTGTAGAGGATGTTGCAAACATTGCAGTTATTTCTGCAAAGACCTTCGAACTGCTGGTTCAGGACACTCCGTATGTTGCAATGCTTTCCTATTCCACCAAAGGAAGTGCACACAGCAAACTGACCGAGGCAACAGTCGCTGCCACAAAGCTTGCACAGGAACTTGCTCCTGACGTTGCAATCGACGGTGAACTGCAGGTTGATGCAGCAGTTGTCCCCAAAGTTGCAGCTTCAAAGGCTCCCGGAAGCCCTGTCGCAGGTAAAGCCAATGTCTTTATCTTCCCCGATCTGAACGCTGGAAACATCGCATACAAGATCGCCCAGAGGCTTGCCAAGGCTGAAGCATATGGTCCTATCACCCAGGGACTTGCAAAGCCGATTAACGACCTGTCCAGAGGATGCAGTGACGAAGATATTGTCGGTGCTGTTGCGATTACCTGTGTCCAGGCCGCAGCCCAGGACAAATAA
- a CDS encoding SRPBCC family protein: MEKNNHARIIAEPGKQEIIITREFDAPRELVFKAFTDSKLYTEWLGPRGFTTTLETFEPKNGGSWRYIQRDQDGNEYAFHGVNHEVTAPERIISTFEFEGLPEKGHVVLETTKFEALPGNRTKLTSQSVFQTVEDRDGMLQSGMEEGVNDSYDQLAELLEKMER; encoded by the coding sequence ATGGAAAAAAATAATCATGCCAGGATTATTGCAGAACCGGGAAAACAGGAGATCATCATCACACGGGAGTTTGATGCTCCACGAGAACTGGTTTTTAAAGCGTTTACAGATTCGAAGCTTTATACAGAGTGGCTGGGACCACGAGGCTTCACAACGACTCTTGAGACATTTGAACCGAAAAATGGCGGATCCTGGCGATATATTCAAAGAGATCAGGACGGCAACGAATATGCATTTCATGGAGTGAATCACGAGGTCACAGCACCTGAAAGAATTATCAGCACTTTTGAGTTTGAAGGACTTCCGGAAAAAGGGCATGTCGTCCTTGAAACAACGAAATTTGAAGCTTTACCGGGTAACAGGACAAAACTAACATCTCAATCTGTCTTCCAGACGGTTGAGGATCGTGACGGAATGCTCCAGTCAGGTATGGAAGAAGGCGTCAACGATTCTTATGATCAACTTGCAGAACTTTTGGAAAAGATGGAAAGGTAA
- a CDS encoding HEAT repeat domain-containing protein, which translates to MQKAEGNSCGDAEEYLENIILEAAGEIPALYIEPSAREILPITRRIFEENTFLAHEFKISQLVEKEKRLIIYGEAGSGKTSTLKWLNTTWAGEYLEKKEEYIPIYVALDSYVKGSFYAYLEAKAKRKGILEPDLRELLEGKALLLLDGLDMLRSSDNFSPLDEISDFISDHEDCRYVIASRNGPSGSIKSTFAVCELEKFSDEKIGLFIESSVPNKRQAKILKSRSLNETNSHPFLRNPLLLKLRIKTSIAGIGMGGKKRLNQELTYFDPEFIPSNRAELYQAFISELFRHSGTKEDFFSSEKILSMKKSRDMENCGLGSGESRSSEKLPSKNTPRTGSEKMDFERIEIESFLMDLAFRLQCEHRLSCKYGYALEIAEKYAKQNPAKQNPSGKIESKKTEDKKTEYKKTEARKLLKACFGPGLLTRNRSEVRFGINLDLQEYFAALKLKQHFEQGTETSEAFGHPGWENVVIFVSEMVESGEKLVNSIILSKNLDLASKCAAKTSLETKEKLCSLLAGKLDSRYTLEKMRVIRSLGRLGDCGIEAISGVLGHGDTGVKREAIRVLGETRSEMALVPLTAAFGDEDYSVRIETVKALSMIGTEKAVDLLTNALADKNRAVRLEATDSLMRIESEKALDVLISALGDKDDFVRFGAMGALGRATPQKAATPLIKAFKEEDKLVRWGAAEALGQMRSEKAVEPFMDALQDEDEFVRWIAIKALGKIKSDQTPDTFTCTLGDKSHFVRREAAKTLGMLGSEKTLDLLVSALSDENEFVRKAAAEALGERGPEIAGSNTAVGALVKRLSDESHLVRLEAAKALGMTRSREAVTPLLLVLGDENRFVRKEAAKALGKLEPEKVLELLIHALESGNHFMRQGAVRALGQMSSDETLQVSDKVFDILDNAFKDEDKLVRREAARTLENISGNRPERAFQSLINALDDEDEEVRRLLAGVLGCLGSETAVPRLIGALKSEDENVRRFAAEALGQIRSEKALEPLIDTMFFDASGIVKGEAARALGKVKSRKAIEPLIDALLDENNEGRWGAAEALGRIKAETAVGPLILALSDRDDFTRFAAAKALARIKPKKAIEPLINALYDRNRFVKAEATGALMKICTKENKDRMQALLASENELAANLAFEILEEIEMQEVSKTRLFPDLQ; encoded by the coding sequence ATGCAAAAGGCTGAAGGAAATTCATGCGGGGACGCAGAAGAATATTTGGAAAACATAATACTTGAAGCCGCAGGTGAAATACCTGCTCTCTATATCGAACCGTCTGCAAGAGAAATACTACCTATCACACGCCGGATTTTTGAAGAAAACACTTTTCTTGCCCATGAATTCAAAATTTCCCAGCTTGTAGAAAAAGAAAAGCGCCTGATAATTTACGGAGAAGCGGGTTCGGGAAAAACAAGTACTCTCAAGTGGCTAAATACCACATGGGCCGGGGAATATCTCGAGAAAAAAGAAGAATACATTCCTATTTATGTAGCCCTTGATTCTTATGTTAAAGGTTCTTTTTATGCATATTTGGAAGCAAAAGCAAAACGAAAAGGGATTTTGGAACCTGATTTGAGAGAATTACTTGAAGGAAAAGCCCTGCTGCTTTTAGACGGGCTTGACATGCTCAGATCTTCCGATAACTTTTCTCCCCTTGATGAAATTTCCGATTTCATTTCCGATCATGAAGACTGCAGATACGTTATTGCCTCAAGAAACGGCCCCTCTGGCAGTATAAAAAGTACTTTTGCCGTTTGCGAGCTTGAGAAATTCTCAGATGAAAAAATAGGGCTCTTTATAGAGAGTTCCGTCCCCAACAAGAGACAGGCAAAAATTCTGAAAAGCAGAAGCCTGAATGAAACCAATTCACATCCTTTTCTCCGAAATCCCCTGCTGCTCAAACTCCGGATTAAAACTTCAATCGCCGGAATTGGGATGGGGGGAAAAAAGAGACTTAATCAAGAGCTTACTTATTTTGACCCTGAATTTATCCCCTCCAATCGGGCAGAACTTTACCAGGCTTTTATTTCAGAGCTTTTCAGACATTCCGGGACTAAAGAAGATTTCTTCAGTTCCGAAAAGATACTCTCCATGAAAAAAAGCAGAGATATGGAAAACTGCGGCCTGGGAAGCGGAGAGTCGAGAAGCTCTGAAAAACTGCCTTCCAAAAATACTCCGAGAACAGGCTCGGAAAAAATGGATTTCGAAAGAATAGAGATTGAAAGTTTTCTAATGGACCTGGCATTCAGGCTTCAGTGCGAGCACAGGCTTTCATGCAAGTACGGATATGCCCTTGAAATCGCAGAAAAGTACGCAAAACAAAATCCTGCAAAACAAAATCCATCCGGAAAAATTGAATCTAAAAAAACAGAAGACAAAAAAACAGAGTATAAGAAAACAGAAGCCAGAAAGCTTCTCAAGGCTTGCTTCGGGCCAGGGCTCCTGACCAGAAACCGTTCTGAAGTAAGGTTCGGGATAAACCTGGACCTTCAGGAATACTTTGCAGCTTTAAAGCTGAAGCAACACTTTGAACAGGGAACAGAGACCTCAGAAGCATTCGGGCACCCGGGATGGGAAAACGTTGTGATATTCGTCTCGGAGATGGTCGAATCAGGAGAAAAACTGGTAAACTCCATAATTTTGAGCAAAAACCTGGACCTTGCTTCAAAATGTGCCGCTAAAACAAGCCTCGAAACAAAAGAAAAATTATGTTCGTTACTTGCCGGAAAACTGGACAGCAGGTACACGCTGGAAAAAATGAGAGTAATCCGGAGCCTGGGCAGGCTTGGAGACTGTGGAATTGAAGCCATTTCAGGAGTGCTTGGGCACGGAGACACGGGAGTGAAAAGAGAAGCAATAAGGGTTCTCGGGGAGACAAGATCGGAAATGGCCCTTGTCCCTCTGACAGCTGCATTTGGGGATGAAGATTACTCCGTGAGGATCGAAACCGTAAAGGCTCTCAGTATGATAGGGACGGAAAAAGCTGTCGACCTGCTGACGAACGCACTGGCGGATAAGAACCGGGCTGTCCGCCTGGAAGCAACCGATTCACTGATGCGGATAGAGTCAGAAAAAGCTCTTGATGTCCTTATTTCCGCACTTGGGGATAAAGATGATTTTGTCCGTTTCGGAGCTATGGGAGCTCTGGGCAGGGCAACTCCTCAAAAAGCGGCAACCCCTCTCATAAAAGCATTTAAGGAAGAGGACAAACTTGTCCGATGGGGAGCTGCAGAAGCCCTGGGGCAGATGAGGTCGGAAAAAGCTGTCGAACCGTTCATGGATGCCCTGCAGGATGAGGACGAATTTGTACGATGGATAGCGATAAAGGCACTCGGGAAAATCAAATCGGATCAAACCCCTGATACCTTTACCTGTACACTTGGAGATAAAAGCCATTTCGTCCGAAGAGAAGCCGCAAAGACGCTCGGGATGTTAGGTTCGGAGAAAACACTTGATCTCCTTGTTTCCGCGCTTTCGGATGAGAACGAATTCGTAAGAAAGGCAGCTGCTGAAGCCCTCGGAGAGAGAGGACCCGAAATTGCAGGCTCAAATACAGCTGTTGGTGCACTTGTAAAGAGATTAAGTGATGAAAGCCATTTAGTTCGGCTGGAAGCGGCAAAGGCACTCGGAATGACAAGGTCCAGGGAAGCTGTTACCCCTCTTCTTCTGGTACTGGGGGATGAAAACCGGTTTGTCCGAAAAGAAGCAGCAAAAGCACTCGGGAAGCTGGAACCCGAAAAAGTCCTTGAACTGCTTATTCATGCGCTTGAGTCAGGTAACCATTTTATGAGGCAGGGGGCAGTAAGAGCCCTGGGACAGATGAGTTCTGATGAGACCCTCCAGGTATCGGATAAAGTCTTCGACATTCTTGATAATGCCTTTAAGGATGAAGATAAGCTTGTACGAAGGGAAGCAGCCAGAACTCTGGAAAATATATCCGGAAACAGGCCTGAAAGAGCCTTTCAGTCCCTGATTAATGCGCTTGACGATGAAGACGAAGAGGTCAGGAGGCTGCTGGCCGGGGTACTGGGGTGCCTGGGTTCTGAGACAGCTGTGCCCCGGTTGATCGGGGCTCTCAAGTCCGAAGACGAAAATGTGCGGCGCTTTGCAGCTGAAGCCCTCGGGCAGATAAGATCCGAAAAAGCCCTGGAGCCCCTGATAGATACCATGTTTTTCGATGCATCTGGAATTGTGAAAGGAGAAGCGGCCAGAGCTCTTGGAAAAGTAAAATCCAGAAAAGCCATAGAACCGCTTATTGACGCACTCCTTGATGAAAACAATGAAGGCAGATGGGGAGCTGCCGAAGCCCTGGGCAGGATTAAAGCTGAAACTGCAGTTGGACCCCTGATTCTCGCTCTTTCAGATAGAGATGACTTTACACGGTTTGCTGCAGCAAAAGCTCTTGCCAGGATAAAACCCAAAAAAGCTATCGAACCTTTGATCAATGCCCTCTATGACCGGAACCGCTTTGTAAAAGCAGAAGCTACCGGAGCCCTCATGAAAATTTGTACGAAAGAAAATAAAGATCGGATGCAGGCTTTACTTGCTTCAGAAAATGAGCTCGCGGCAAATCTCGCGTTCGAAATCCTGGAAGAAATTGAAATGCAGGAAGTATCAAAAACCCGGCTGTTTCCGGACCTGCAATAA
- a CDS encoding flavodoxin family protein, translating into MKILGISGSPRRGQNCEKMVGVVLELAKERGFEADTVFLSNKDISPCKACGACREKDFCVIDDDMEEVYEKMRAADGIIVAAPVYMGNYPAQLKALFDRSVLLRRKDFALKNKVGAALSVGGSRNGGQEKTIQSIHDWMHIHGMIVVGDNAHFGGIVWNPAEEDAVGMQTVSETAKKLCDVLELIWKNR; encoded by the coding sequence ATGAAAATATTAGGGATATCAGGCAGCCCGAGGAGGGGTCAGAACTGTGAGAAAATGGTTGGAGTTGTTCTCGAGCTTGCAAAAGAAAGGGGGTTTGAAGCCGATACCGTTTTTCTCTCAAACAAGGATATTAGCCCCTGCAAAGCTTGTGGAGCCTGCAGAGAAAAGGATTTCTGTGTGATTGACGACGATATGGAAGAAGTTTATGAAAAGATGAGGGCAGCCGACGGCATAATTGTTGCAGCCCCCGTATATATGGGAAATTACCCTGCCCAGCTTAAAGCTCTTTTTGACAGGAGTGTCCTGCTTCGCCGCAAAGACTTTGCACTCAAAAATAAAGTTGGAGCAGCTCTTTCAGTCGGAGGTTCAAGAAACGGAGGCCAGGAAAAGACCATTCAGTCCATCCACGATTGGATGCACATTCACGGAATGATTGTGGTCGGGGACAACGCCCACTTCGGCGGAATTGTCTGGAACCCTGCAGAGGAAGATGCCGTAGGAATGCAGACAGTTTCCGAAACTGCAAAAAAACTCTGTGATGTGCTGGAACTTATCTGGAAAAATAGATAA
- a CDS encoding chloride channel protein, whose protein sequence is MEVDPESRFRFHSIREYPRLTEYITRFDTEATRVNSIAILIGLLTGLVIGIYDRTLQYSNALFGMQQGSSLHEFPHYYVILMPALGGLLVGLISHFLIKKRYGVEGLIETVTLRGARIKLRDSFLEVFASIITISSGGALGKEAPGVLAGAGTGALVGRILKSPERQLQTLLGCGAAGGIAAAFNAPLAGVVFVVEVIYGELETKTFIPIVISSVFATLVSSTLFGIKPIQISPYQLISPYKELGLYLILGLLAGLVSIMLIRTLYYTKDIFSEIPLHPVFKPALGGLAVGVIGLFYPRVLGMGYNVIMDALNNEFTFQLLLILLFLKILAFSLSLGSGGSGGTIVPSLFAGAMLGGAFGTAANVLFPGTIAESGAYAMVGMGAVFAGTARAPLTAILILFEITRDYSLILPLMFACVLSNVMSNAIYSESIFTEGLRRRGFKIRKGREVDIMVSMLVKDAMVTHVQTVSEEKNVGTLIALMQASRHAGFPVLDSRGKLSGIVTLSDLRSKVKYGEVDKKIGDIATHDVEIAYPDETLEAVLKRLGSKQIGRLPVVDRMDKTKLLGLITRSDIVNSYNKKVVEKVRDTD, encoded by the coding sequence TTGGAAGTTGATCCAGAGTCCAGATTCAGATTCCACAGCATAAGAGAATACCCAAGGCTAACGGAGTACATCACCCGATTTGATACCGAAGCTACAAGGGTCAACTCAATTGCAATTTTAATCGGACTCCTGACAGGCCTCGTAATAGGAATTTATGACCGCACCCTCCAGTACAGCAATGCTCTTTTCGGGATGCAGCAGGGATCCTCTTTACACGAGTTCCCACACTATTATGTAATATTGATGCCTGCCCTCGGAGGGCTGCTGGTGGGATTAATCTCCCACTTCCTTATAAAAAAGAGATATGGCGTTGAAGGGCTTATAGAAACCGTAACCCTCCGCGGAGCAAGAATTAAGCTCAGGGATTCTTTTTTGGAAGTCTTTGCTTCGATAATCACTATCAGCTCGGGAGGCGCCCTAGGTAAGGAAGCTCCGGGAGTCCTTGCCGGAGCCGGGACAGGTGCTCTTGTGGGGAGGATCCTGAAGAGCCCTGAAAGGCAGCTCCAGACTCTTCTCGGCTGCGGGGCTGCCGGAGGGATTGCAGCCGCATTCAACGCTCCACTTGCAGGGGTAGTTTTCGTAGTAGAAGTGATTTACGGGGAACTTGAAACAAAGACTTTTATTCCGATAGTAATCTCCTCGGTCTTTGCAACCCTGGTCTCAAGTACACTTTTCGGGATAAAACCTATCCAGATCTCCCCCTACCAGCTGATCAGCCCCTACAAGGAACTCGGGCTCTACCTTATCCTCGGCCTCCTTGCAGGGCTTGTCTCGATAATGCTGATCCGGACACTCTACTACACAAAAGACATCTTTTCGGAAATCCCCCTCCATCCGGTTTTCAAACCTGCTCTTGGAGGGCTTGCAGTAGGGGTAATCGGCCTCTTTTACCCCAGAGTCCTGGGAATGGGCTATAATGTAATAATGGATGCCCTGAACAACGAGTTTACCTTCCAGCTCCTGCTTATCCTGCTCTTCCTCAAGATCCTTGCCTTTTCCCTGAGCCTGGGCTCGGGAGGTTCGGGAGGAACGATTGTCCCCTCCCTTTTCGCTGGTGCGATGTTAGGAGGAGCTTTCGGGACAGCCGCAAACGTACTGTTCCCGGGGACGATAGCAGAATCGGGAGCCTATGCAATGGTCGGGATGGGTGCAGTCTTTGCCGGGACTGCCCGGGCTCCTCTTACCGCTATCCTGATTCTTTTTGAGATTACCAGGGACTACAGTCTTATCCTCCCCCTCATGTTTGCCTGCGTGCTGAGCAACGTAATGTCCAATGCCATTTATTCCGAGTCCATTTTTACGGAAGGGCTACGCAGGAGAGGGTTCAAAATAAGGAAAGGAAGGGAAGTCGATATCATGGTATCCATGCTTGTAAAAGATGCCATGGTCACACATGTCCAGACCGTCTCCGAAGAAAAGAACGTGGGGACCCTCATCGCCCTCATGCAGGCAAGCCGCCACGCAGGTTTTCCGGTCCTTGATTCCAGAGGCAAGCTTTCAGGGATAGTGACACTCTCGGACCTCCGGAGCAAAGTAAAGTACGGAGAAGTCGATAAAAAGATAGGGGATATAGCCACTCACGATGTGGAAATCGCCTATCCAGACGAAACTCTTGAAGCCGTCCTAAAACGCCTTGGCTCAAAGCAAATAGGCAGGCTCCCTGTCGTGGACCGCATGGATAAAACCAAACTCCTCGGCCTCATCACCCGGAGTGATATTGTGAATTCGTATAATAAGAAAGTCGTGGAAAAAGTCCGGGACACCGACTGA
- a CDS encoding alpha/beta fold hydrolase, with product MPEGKYVNVNNLNMYYELHGTGRPLILLHGGVGASEMFGPILPDLAENRQVIAVHLQAHGRTADIDRPLSFELMADDIAALVKHLGSEKADIMGYSLGAGVAMQTAIRHPDLVRKLVVVSAPVKRDGWYPEVLEDMAQMGPETVKAIKQSPLYQLYPETDWEVLFTKIGDLLGKDYDWSKDVAAIKSPTRIIFADADAVRMTHIMEFFALFGGGQQDAGMDGSRRPMAQLAILPDMTHYNILSSPSLAAFVTKFLDSPMPETR from the coding sequence ATGCCAGAAGGCAAATACGTGAATGTAAATAACCTCAATATGTACTACGAACTGCACGGAACCGGCAGACCGCTTATCCTGCTTCATGGCGGCGTCGGTGCGAGCGAAATGTTCGGCCCGATCCTGCCGGACCTTGCTGAAAACAGGCAGGTCATCGCAGTCCATTTACAGGCCCATGGGAGGACAGCCGACATCGACCGACCTCTAAGCTTTGAGTTAATGGCCGATGACATTGCGGCACTGGTAAAGCACCTGGGAAGCGAAAAGGCCGATATCATGGGTTACTCTCTTGGCGCGGGCGTTGCCATGCAGACCGCCATCAGGCACCCGGATCTGGTCCGCAAGCTCGTGGTCGTCTCAGCTCCCGTCAAGCGGGACGGATGGTACCCCGAGGTTCTGGAAGACATGGCACAGATGGGCCCGGAGACTGTAAAAGCCATAAAGCAGAGCCCGCTCTACCAGCTCTATCCCGAAACCGACTGGGAAGTGCTCTTCACCAAGATTGGCGACCTGCTCGGGAAGGACTATGACTGGTCGAAAGACGTGGCTGCGATTAAGTCCCCCACAAGGATCATCTTCGCGGATGCGGACGCTGTACGTATGACGCACATAATGGAGTTCTTCGCGCTATTTGGTGGAGGGCAACAGGACGCCGGTATGGACGGTTCCCGCCGGCCGATGGCACAGCTTGCGATTCTGCCGGATATGACTCATTACAATATTCTCTCCTCTCCTTCACTGGCCGCCTTCGTAACAAAATTTCTCGACTCACCCATGCCGGAGACCAGGTGA